In the Chthonomonadales bacterium genome, CCGATGATGCCCTGCAGATCTGGCGCGGAGGGGAAACGGGGACAGCATGACCGAGGAGTTGGATCTGGTGATCGCCGCCTACGCCGATGCGCGGAGCCGGCCGGACGGCACGCGGTTGGCCGAATGGGTGGCCCGCCACCCGCGGCACGCCGAGGCGCTGGCCGAGTACGCGCTCTACGAGACCGTGCTCGAGGGGCGAACGCCCGACGGACGCCATGCCGCGGAGGGGGCGGAGTACGCCGAGCCGGACGCCGAGGAGTGCGCCGCCTTCCTGGCACGGGCCGCTCTCATCCGTGCCGCGATGCAGGCAGCGTCTGCGCGGCCCCTGCACAGCCTGGTCAAGGCCGCCGGGGAGGCCGGGGTTGGCCCTGCGGCGCTCGCCTCACGCCTGTTGCTCGGCATGGCCGAGGTGGCCAGGCTCGATAGGCGGCTCTTCACGACGGCCACGCTGCCCCTCCGACTGATCGAGGACCTCGCCGCCGCCGTGCGACGACCTGTCAGCGACGTACTGGCCTACTTGCGACTGCCCCCGACGCTCGCCCCCGGCGCCAGCTACCGCTCCGACGCGGCGCCCCGAGTGGGCGCCCAGGTACCGTTCGGGCCGACCGTGGAGTCCGCCGCCGACATGAGCGACGAACAGAAGGCGTTCTGGCGCGCCGAGGGAGTGCGACTCCTCGACGAGGAGGGGAGTGGGCCGTGACGGACTGGGCGCGCGTGCGCGCGGCGGCGCGCGAAGCCCGCGCCGGGCTCGTGGACGGGCCGGAGGGGGGTGAGCGCGGCACGCGCGCCGGCGCTCTCGCGCGCATCGTGCCGGCCGACGATCTGCTCACACTGGCGCTCGCCGCGCGTGGCCTCGCCCGTCAGTCGCTCCCGCCGGACGACCCCATACTGGGCGGCGCCCATGCCGTTCTTGACCCGGGCCTCGCGACCGTGTGGCACCGCGACGATATGCCTCCCGCGCGCGCCCGTTTCACCGTGGCGCATGAGTTGGCCCATGCGTGGCTGCACGAGCGGCGCGCCGAGTGTGGTGAAGAGGACCTGTCCGACGCGCCCGTGGCGGAGCCGTTGCCCTACGGTGAGGAGTACGTGTCGGGGTATGGCCCCGTGCAGGCGCGCGAGGTCGAGGCCAACGTCTTCGCCGCCGAGTTCCTCCTACCAACGCCACAGCTTCGCGACGCCTTTCTTGTCGGCGCGACGGCGCGCGACATCGCCCGTCGCTCCGGCCTCTCGCGGGCCGCCGTGGACGGGCAACTCGCCGAGGCACTCCTGCGCGATGCGGCCGACCCGCTGCTACCCGCGCCGCGCTCGGAGGATGCGCGCGTGGGGCTGGACGCAAGCCAGCGGGCGGCCGTCGCCCGGACACGCCGACCGGTCCTCGTAGCGGCCGGGCCCGGCACGGGCAAGACGCGGGCCCTCGTCGCGCGCGCCCTCGGGCTGCTCACGGGCGGCGTGCCCCCGCACGCGATCCTGGCGCTCACCTTCTCCAACCGGTCGGCGGCGGAGATGCGGCAGCGCCTGGCCGCCGCGGACCCGGAGGCCGCGCGGATCCCGGTGTTCACCTTCCACGGGTTCGGGCTGGAACTGCTGCGTAGCCACGGCACGCGTCTGGGCCTTCCGCCCGCGCCGCGGCTGGTGGATTCGCTGGAGGCCCTCGCGCTGCTCGATGACAACCTCGGCCGGCTGGGCCTCGTTGAGCTCGAATACCTGCACAGCCCTGCCTATCCGATGCCGGAGATCCTTGCGGCCATCTCGCGCGCCAAGGACGAGCTCGTCGATCCCGAGGGCTACGCGTCGCTTGCCGCGGCGATGGAGGTCGAGCCGGGAGACGAGGCGGGGGCGCGCTACGCCGCGCGTGCGCGCGAGGTCGCGGGCGCGTACGCCGCCTGGCAGGCGATCTTGCGGGAGCGCGGCCTGCTCGACTACGGCGACCTGATCGCGCGTTCGGTCGAGCTGCTGCAGAGCCATCCGGATGTGCTCGCGGAGGCCCGGGCGCGCGCCGCGCACGTTCTGGTCGACGAGTACCAGGACGTGAACCACGCGACGGCCGTCCTCGTGCGGCTGATCGCGGGGGATGGCTCCGGCCTGTGGGTGGTGGGGGACGCCCGACAGGCCATCTACCGGTTCCGCGGGGCCTCGCCCGCCAACATGCCCGAGTTCGGGCGCGACTACGCCGGCGCGGCGTTCGCCGCGCTCGGCGTCAACTACCGTTCGCGGCCCGGCATCGTCGCCGCTCTCAACGCCGCCGCGGCGGGTCTCGTGCCCGATGGCGGCGAGACCTGGGTGCCGGCTCGCGAGCCGGCAGGCGAGACCGTGACGCTTGCTGTGGCCGACGATGCGGCGTCGCAGGCCGAGGGGATCGCCCGGACGATGCGCGACCTCATGGCGCGCGGCGTCCCGCTCAGCGAGCAGGCCGTGCTCTGTCGAACCAACGCCCAGGCGGCCGAGATGGCGGCAGCCATCGAGGAGCGCGGCATCCCGTGCCTCTGTCTGGGAGACCTGATGGGTCGTCCGGAGGTGAGGGACATGCTTGCGCTGGTCTCGGTCGCGGCCGAGGGCGGCGGCGCGGGTATTGTGCGGGTCGCGCGGTTCGCCGAGTACGGCGTGCCGGCGGGCATTGCGGCGGAGGCGGCGCGCGCGGGCCGCGACTGGGCCTCCGAGGATGCCCCGCTGCATCCGGGCCTGCTGCGGCTTGTGCGCCACCTTGCCGCACTACGCCGGCACGGCGACGCCCACGCATTGCTGAGCGGCTACCTGTTCGGGCGCCCGCGCTACCTGCGGGCACTGATCGCGACGGCGGGGCCGGCGGCGCGCCAGCGCCGCTCCGCGCTCTACCAGCTTCTTCTGCTTGCCCGTGCGCACGCCGCGCGCCGAGCGTCCGCGCAGGAGGCCGCCGGACATGGGCCGCCGGGCGGCGGCGAGGCTGCGCGCGGTTTTCTTGCCTTCGTACGCGCCCTCGTGGCGGCGCGCGAGGACGCGCGGGCGCGTACTATCGGGCCGGACGCACAGGTTGCGGCGGTGCGGCTGCTGACGGTGCACGCATGTAAGGGCCTCGAGTTCGAGGCGGTCTTCGTTCCGAACCTCGCGCACGGATTGTTCCCGCCACGCCATCCCGGTGCGCTGGTGAAGGACCCACCGGGCCTGCGCGCCCTCGGAGCGCCGGCTGGTTCCGAGGAGGGATGCCTCCTCTTTGTCGCCATGTCGCGCGCCCGTTCGCACCTGTTCCTCAGCCGCCCGGCGCGGGTTGGTGGCCGGGAGCGCGCACCCTCGGCGCTGTGGGATGCCGTCCTTGGCGCGCTTGGCGGCGATCTCGCGCGGCGCACGGAGTGGCACGCCGCGCCCGCGCGCCCGGTGGAGCCGGCCGAGGCGGCCGTTGCCACGCAGACGCGGTTTCCGGACGACATCGCCTATCCCGCGGACCATCTCGAGCAGTACGACCGATGCCCGAGGCGCTACTACTACGCGCGCGTGCTCGGGCTTGGCGCCGAGGCCGCTCCAAGCGCCTACGGTGTGTTCCAGCGCGCGCTCTGGTCCACGATGCGGTGGATAGAGGGGCGCAGGCGCGCCGGCAAGCCGGCGCGGCCCGCCGAGGCGCTGGAGCGCTGGGAGCGCGAGTGGAACGAGGGGGGCATGGAGGCGCACGCGCACGCGGGGCGGCTTCGCGAACGCGCTGCGAGGGCGCTGGAGGCGGTGTGCTCGCTCGAAGCCGGCGCCGCGCACGAGGTGGAGGTGCTGGTCCCGCGGCCCGCCGGGCTGGTCCGGGCGCGGCTGGACCGGGTGCGTTGCGCCGAGGACGGCGAGGTGGTGGTGGAGCGCATCGACACAGGCCGGCCTGCCGAGGCCGACCGGCGCGACGCTCGCCTGGCGCTGATGCGCGAGGCGGCACACCAGCGCTTCGGCCCGGAGGCTGCCGTGCGCTTGCGCCGGCGCTACGTGGCGGCGGGCGAGGTGCTGGAGGCGCCGGAGCAACCGCGGCTTGAGCCGGCGCGGCTCGCGCGCTACGACAGCGCCCTCTCCGGCATCCGCGCCGGTCGCTTCGAGCCTCGCCCGTCGGAGGAAGCGTGCCCGCGGTGTCCCTTCTGGATCATCTGCCCGGCGTGACGGTGGTTGAAACCGGCCTCGGGCTCCGCCCGTCTCAGTTACGAGAGAAGGCGGCGACAGGGTCGCGCGCCCGACACGCTGGGAGCATGTACGATGCCCGAGAACGAGCTTGAAGGCGCCGTTGACGAGAAGGTGGTCGCCCAGCTTTCCAGCCGGAAGGCGGAGCAGCGTGCCGAGGCCGAGGAGACGCTTGAGCGCCTCGGGCCGGAGGCGGTCGATGCCCTGCTCGGAGTGCTGCGCGTGGAGGCGCGTAAGAAGCAGGTGCGAATGCGCGTTCTGGGCGCGGCCGTGTGCGCCTATGTGGTCATCATGATCGTGCTGGCGGCCACCGGCCACGCGAGCCAGTTGGGCTCGTTCGGCGGCATGTTCGGCGGCATCTCGGCGCTGGCCGCCGCCTCGCAGGTGCAGAAGAACGCCGCGCGCCAGCTCGCCCGTCACCACGACCCGCGCATCGCCGGGCCGCTCCTCGAGGCGCTGGAGTACCAGGACAAGGGAGTCCGCGCCGATGCCGCCGGCCGTCTTACGCAGCTCCTCCCAACGCTCCGTGCGACGCACACCGACCTGCTGACCGACGCACAGCGTCTCATCCTCGCAAAGTCGCTGCGGATGGGCGAGCTGCGGACCAACACGGGCTACCAGCTCGCCGCGCTGAAGGCCCTTCAGCAGGTTGGCGACGAGAAGTCGATACCGATCGTGGAGCGGTTTTCCGCCTCGGACGGGTCGGGGCCGGCTGCCCAGGCCGTGCGCGACGAGGCGCGCGTTACGCTCGGCTTCCTGCGGGAACGCGCCGAGCGCGAGCGCATCGCCCACACGCTGCTGCGACCCTCCATGGACCCGGCCAGCCCGGCGGAGATGCTCCTGCGCCCGGCGGCTGGCGCCGGCGACACCGACCCGGACGTGCTCCTGCGCCCGGTGGATGCCGACCCTGCGTGATGGTTTGACGGAGGTAGCCAACGGTGTTTCGTCTTGACGGCCAGGCCACCCTCGTCACGGGCGGCGCCTCGGGGATTGGCGCGGCGATCTGCCGCGCCTTCGCCGCGCAGGGCGCGCGAGTCGTCGTGGCGGACATCGACGAGGCCGGAGCGAGGCGCCTTGCCGAGAGCCTCGGCGCTTCCGCCATCGCCGCGCGCGCCGACGTCACGTCGCCCGCCGACGTGGAGGCGGCGCTCGCGGCGGCGGTGGAGCGCTTCGGGCGGCTGGACGTGCTGGTGAACAACGCCGGGATCGGCTTCGTCGGCGGCGCCGACGAGACGCCGCTCAGTGATTTCGAGCGGCTCATGCAGGTCAACGTCCACGGCGTGTGGCACGGGTGCCGCGCGGCCGTGCCGATCATGCTGGAGCAGGGGAGCGGCTGTATCATCAACATCGGCAGCGTGGCCGGGCTCGTCGGGGTGGAGCGCCGATTCGCCTACTGCGCTACGAAAGGGGCCGTGATGGCCATGACGCGGCAGCTGGCGGTTGACTACGCGACGCGCGGGATTCGCGCTAACTGCGTCGCGCCGGGTACCATCCATACGCCCTTCGTTGACGCCTACCTTCACCGCTTCCATGCTGGTGAGGAGGAGGCCATGACGGCCGCGCTCCACGCGCGGCAGCCAATCGGTCGCATGGGCACGCCCGATGACGTCGCGGGCATGGCCGTCTACCTGGCCTCCAGCGAGGCCGCGTTCGTCACCGGCGCCGTGCTCGCCATCGATGGAGGCTGGACGGCCCGGTGACGCGAACGTGCGCCGCGGTTGCGGCGATGACGGACGCCGGTTCGCGCGCCGTCGGCCAGGTGTAGACCTTGGCCATCATCATCGACCCGGTCGCCATCGAGCCGATGCGCCGCTCCGACGTGGCCGCTGTCTCTGCAGTCGAGCGGCGTAGCTACCCGACCGCCTGGCAGGAGGGGGCCTACTACACGGAGTTGGCCAACCGCTCCGCGTGCTACCTCGTCGCGCGGTTGGACGGCGCCGTGGTCGGCTACGCGGGCATGTGGGTCATCATGGATGAGGCGCACATCACGACGATCGCGGTCGATCCCGATCATCGGGGCCGCAAGATCGGCGAGCGCCTTATGAACGAGCTACTCACCGAGGCGATGGCGCGCGGAGCCATGCGCGCCACCCTCGAGGTTCGCGAGGGCAACGTGGTGGCGCAGCGGCTCTACCGGAAGTACGGATTCCGCGAGGCCGCCGTCCGCAGGGGCTACTACACCGACAACAACGAGAACGCGCTCGTGATGTGGGTGGACGAGTTGGGAAAGCCCGCCTACGCCGACATGCTGCTGGAGCTTCGCCGCCAGCTCCACCGGGCATACGATGACTACCTTAGGGCTGGAGACGAGCTGCGATGAGACATCGGCCGCCGTACTGCGGAACGGCGCCGATGTGCTCTCCAGCGTCGTGGCCAGCCAGGCCGACCTGCACGCGCGCTGGGGCGGCGTCGTGCCAGAGGTTGCCTCCCGTAAGCACGTCGAGCGCGCGCTTCCCACGATCTTCGAGGCCATCAAGGCGGCGGGCATCGGATTGCCCGACATCAACGGGATCGCAGTCACCAACCGGCCGGGCCTGATCGGCGCGCTCGTCGTCGGCGTTGCGGCAGCGAAGGCGCTCGCCTACGCGCTCGACCGACCGCTGGTCGGCGTCCACCACCTTGCCGGCCACCTCGCGTCGTGCCGCCTCGCCGACGCCGCGCTCACGCCCCCGTTCGTCTGCCTGCTTGTGTCGGGCGGCCACACCGAGCTCGCCCTGGTTGCCGAGGATGGCGCCCTGCGCACTCTCGGCCGCACGCGCGACGACGCCGCCGGCGAGTGCTTCGACAAGTGCGCGCGGGTGCTTGGGCTCCCGTACCCGGGCGGCCCCCATATCGACCGCCTGGCGGCGCGGGGCGACCCGCTCCGCGTCGCGTTCCCGCGGGCATGGCTCGGCGAGAGCCTCGACTTCAGCTTTAGCGGGCTCAAAACGGCCGTGCTGCGCTTCGCGGAGGCCGATGGCGGCGCCACACCGCTGCCGGACGTGGCCGCGTCGCTCCAGGCCGCGATCGTGGAGGTGCTGGTGGCCAAGGCGGTGCGTGCAGCTCGCGAGGCGGGCGTGAGCGCGCTCGCCGTCGCCGGCGGCGTCGCCGCGAACCGCGGCCTGGCCGCGGCCCTGCGCACGGAGGGCGGGCGCGCCGGGCTGCGCGTGGTCGTGCCTCCCCCAGATCTCTGCACCGACAATGCGGCGATGATCGCGGCCGCCGGCTACCCACGACTGGCGGCCGGCGTCGATGAGCGCATGACCCTGGATGCCGCTGCGAGCGAGCCCCTTGACTCTCGCGTGCCCCTGTTCGC is a window encoding:
- a CDS encoding UvrD-helicase domain-containing protein produces the protein MTDWARVRAAAREARAGLVDGPEGGERGTRAGALARIVPADDLLTLALAARGLARQSLPPDDPILGGAHAVLDPGLATVWHRDDMPPARARFTVAHELAHAWLHERRAECGEEDLSDAPVAEPLPYGEEYVSGYGPVQAREVEANVFAAEFLLPTPQLRDAFLVGATARDIARRSGLSRAAVDGQLAEALLRDAADPLLPAPRSEDARVGLDASQRAAVARTRRPVLVAAGPGTGKTRALVARALGLLTGGVPPHAILALTFSNRSAAEMRQRLAAADPEAARIPVFTFHGFGLELLRSHGTRLGLPPAPRLVDSLEALALLDDNLGRLGLVELEYLHSPAYPMPEILAAISRAKDELVDPEGYASLAAAMEVEPGDEAGARYAARAREVAGAYAAWQAILRERGLLDYGDLIARSVELLQSHPDVLAEARARAAHVLVDEYQDVNHATAVLVRLIAGDGSGLWVVGDARQAIYRFRGASPANMPEFGRDYAGAAFAALGVNYRSRPGIVAALNAAAAGLVPDGGETWVPAREPAGETVTLAVADDAASQAEGIARTMRDLMARGVPLSEQAVLCRTNAQAAEMAAAIEERGIPCLCLGDLMGRPEVRDMLALVSVAAEGGGAGIVRVARFAEYGVPAGIAAEAARAGRDWASEDAPLHPGLLRLVRHLAALRRHGDAHALLSGYLFGRPRYLRALIATAGPAARQRRSALYQLLLLARAHAARRASAQEAAGHGPPGGGEAARGFLAFVRALVAAREDARARTIGPDAQVAAVRLLTVHACKGLEFEAVFVPNLAHGLFPPRHPGALVKDPPGLRALGAPAGSEEGCLLFVAMSRARSHLFLSRPARVGGRERAPSALWDAVLGALGGDLARRTEWHAAPARPVEPAEAAVATQTRFPDDIAYPADHLEQYDRCPRRYYYARVLGLGAEAAPSAYGVFQRALWSTMRWIEGRRRAGKPARPAEALERWEREWNEGGMEAHAHAGRLRERAARALEAVCSLEAGAAHEVEVLVPRPAGLVRARLDRVRCAEDGEVVVERIDTGRPAEADRRDARLALMREAAHQRFGPEAAVRLRRRYVAAGEVLEAPEQPRLEPARLARYDSALSGIRAGRFEPRPSEEACPRCPFWIICPA
- a CDS encoding SDR family oxidoreductase gives rise to the protein MFRLDGQATLVTGGASGIGAAICRAFAAQGARVVVADIDEAGARRLAESLGASAIAARADVTSPADVEAALAAAVERFGRLDVLVNNAGIGFVGGADETPLSDFERLMQVNVHGVWHGCRAAVPIMLEQGSGCIINIGSVAGLVGVERRFAYCATKGAVMAMTRQLAVDYATRGIRANCVAPGTIHTPFVDAYLHRFHAGEEEAMTAALHARQPIGRMGTPDDVAGMAVYLASSEAAFVTGAVLAIDGGWTAR
- the rimI gene encoding ribosomal protein S18-alanine N-acetyltransferase encodes the protein MRRSDVAAVSAVERRSYPTAWQEGAYYTELANRSACYLVARLDGAVVGYAGMWVIMDEAHITTIAVDPDHRGRKIGERLMNELLTEAMARGAMRATLEVREGNVVAQRLYRKYGFREAAVRRGYYTDNNENALVMWVDELGKPAYADMLLELRRQLHRAYDDYLRAGDELR
- the tsaD gene encoding tRNA (adenosine(37)-N6)-threonylcarbamoyltransferase complex transferase subunit TsaD, whose translation is MTTLGLETSCDETSAAVLRNGADVLSSVVASQADLHARWGGVVPEVASRKHVERALPTIFEAIKAAGIGLPDINGIAVTNRPGLIGALVVGVAAAKALAYALDRPLVGVHHLAGHLASCRLADAALTPPFVCLLVSGGHTELALVAEDGALRTLGRTRDDAAGECFDKCARVLGLPYPGGPHIDRLAARGDPLRVAFPRAWLGESLDFSFSGLKTAVLRFAEADGGATPLPDVAASLQAAIVEVLVAKAVRAAREAGVSALAVAGGVAANRGLAAALRTEGGRAGLRVVVPPPDLCTDNAAMIAAAGYPRLAAGVDERMTLDAAASEPLDSRVPLFARAAKGHIPQTASPPLS